In the genome of Caenorhabditis elegans chromosome IV, the window GACTCTCTGGGAACTGCGGAAAATGATGGGGTGGCGGATATATTTTTTACTGTGAGAAGAACGGTTTCAAagtgaaaactaaaaataaaagaatttaCTGGGTTCTGAGAATTTGTAtgcatttattcaaaaagttattaaatcTTCTTCAATCTTAAACTTTAAACCTccaacattaaattttttagaaaaaattgaaaattaagacAGTTATATCCACAAAAAGAGCACTTAACACacaaaaagcacaaaaagaGCACATCCAAAGCCACAAAAAAGTTgctcttcgtttttttttgaagtcatctattttgtttttcttttttttttaattttcagcagatATTATTTGTATTAGGAAAAGTCtagtttatattttaaagCTGCACAGTTATccaaatttggcgaaaattagtgacgtttataaaattttttgcaaattatagGAGCATTTATAGAATTTATACAATTGCAGTTTGAacattggaattttaaataattatctATCCAAAACCATAACTATTCAAAGATCTAGAAAACGGCGAACGTCCTGTAAAATCTAGTTTAAGTATAACTTAGCTGACTAtctaaatatataaattttgaattagttCCCTACCACATTTATTGGAttaaaaaatcgtagaaaagtttttattttggtttaTCTGTAGAACTTGAAATAGTATACGATTagtgaaaaaagataaaaacacTACTTGAATTTcgttcgtttttttctaacaGGGATTGTTCTGTCAGTATTCATGAgataaatatagtttttttcaatcgcAATCAGATTTTTGGCTGATTTTTTTATCTTTCAGACTCATTAATAacaaaaaaccagtttttgcTGAACGAGTTGctgaacaaaaacatttttgggaacgagctccaaaaatttaataaaaatcggCAATCAATTAGCTCTGGTGCACtatgaaaaaatcagattgCTTCAAACAAAAAGTCATCATATAACAATGAAAACTTCATCTGTGCTCAGAAAAGAACAGGTGAATGTGAACTGCTcccatttctttttcaaacatcCAAGTATCACGTCAGTCCGGAACTACATACTCATACTTATCCTgccaatacaaaaaaaactacaacgATTATGTGACACTTCTCACAGAAGCACAAAGAATCTTTGCGTTGAAATTTGAGAGTTGAGCTATTTTTCGTTGCATGACTAAATGTATTAGAGCAAGATTATGATGACGGAATGAGAATCCTATAGCAAGTTTTGGAGCAGAGTTTGTCAGGAAttaattaggaaaaaaagcaaaaatgtaggaattggaaaactgaataaaatattcaaaagtgATCTCATTGGAGCGCAGACAGTGGAAAATTGTTAATGAACTCTTACAGTTAGATACACAATTTTGAACAACTATTAAAACTTATGTCCtctcaaaaattactgttttagAGTTTCTTTAAATGGTTTTggtaacaaattttaatttggttCTCCTTGACTTCAATTTGGTTCTCTTCTATGATTAATACATAACTTTTGGAAAAGTAACACAAATGTTCGATTCGTTTCCTGCTAAGAAGTCTCCATTGGATTTAcgacaattgaaaaaaactactgATTCTGTTAACTATGTTAACTATTTttcatcattcaaaaaattactgtttcggACAGTCTTTTTCATGGTTTTGATTGACTGAATTATACTTACGCTTGAAccttaattttaagaaaaagtctgaaaacaATGTTGTTAGAACAAATTGAGGCgaaactcagaaaaaaaacaaatggaaGGTACTTCTTCCAATCCTCCCACATTACTAGTCacttttgtctgaaaatgggaGGAGTTTCAGCTAAGGGGGTCCCAAATgcattttctgtttaaaaaaaaaattcaatttgacaCATTCGGTCCTTGTGGTATGTCTTGGGGATGCATTAGGATGTTTGGATTATTGAAAGAACTGAAAATGGCGTCAGACAAGAAATCAGGAAACAAGGCAgagaatttattcaaatttttatgtaatttttttctagctttgacttttttccagatttagtttttttattcAAGTATGACTGGAACTTTCAGTTTTgactgttcaaaaataaaggaaaattgattgtaaatgataattaaataattattaatgTCCGATATTTGTAAATCCCCTGAaactgttattttttatttaaaaaaataatttaatcgATTGGAAATTGTACAtgaatatctaaaaaaaaactacggaTGATGTTTCTGACTTGTTAACTACAATTTAATTGCAGAAACACGtttaaaacgtttcaaaaaaaaattatttaaagcagaaaaaatttctcttTGCAAATTTAAATGAGACAAGTATTCTTTCAGATGATAATTATTTCTGCTTTTGCACATAATTAATTTAtacgaaaaacaatttttctttcaaaaaacacttaaTAAACTTATAGAAGCAAGAGAgtcactcaaaaaaaaacagaagaaaaactCCAAGAAAACCAAGTTTTTGTTAAAAGGAAGTCTCATTCCAGAGATGAGATCCCTACCGGAAACAACTCTAATTAATAGAAACCGagggaaaaatgaataaaaacaagaaataaaataataaaaggaAAGAGAAGAGTAGGAAATAGTAGGAAAATCTACACAATATATTAAAACTTAGAATACACCGagctaattttgaaattaattctaaaaatatagatGAATAGatatttcagtgaaaaaaacaaaaacagaaacaCTACTCCGTAtataaatcaaaattgttttagtgTTTGAgtgtcaaataaaataaatgtttagaaacATTATTTGAATAAGTCAAATTATTTACTATCAgactaaaaagaaaaatactttaaattaaacctaaaaattaaaattttcaaatgcaagattagcgtcagtggggaaaccacaatgaccaaataccatagttaaaaaattgccaagtttatatgattttttgaaaattggaagaatcTAACTATaagttttgtcatttttggagattgtcgatcaaaaaaaaatttcttccaattttatgGTCTACTTATgtctcaaataaaaatattcaaacaatgTAGAGATTcgatttcggcaaatcgactttttaaatatttgccgagcacggtaAATTCGCCAAgtccacatttttgaaattcacgGTGCTcggcaaactttttcaaaatttttttttcaaaaagcggGAAAGGTATCCAGTTTACCCactttaaacttttaatattttccgaaaataaaaaaatgtttccaataTCTCCtagtatttcaatttttgtttattttcaaacatcaaaaaagtATGCAAATCCATTTTTTTACTGCTTTTACTTCTAACAAAAGAGTGAAAAGAATCGAAAATAACTCACGAACACACATCGTTTCGTTGACCAAAAGTAGTGAGAAGAGCGAGAAGAATCGTTGAATCATTTTGGGCATTTAGCAAAGAGTTGTGTTGAGattaacctgaaaatattagaaCTACAATTTTCGGGAGACGATATTGAATTAAAGTTGAGCACActattttcatggaaaaattgaaaaacgataagattttttaatagtaTATCATGAAAGAAAACGAATTACAGGTGTTTAGTATGaatataaaactaaaaataaaactaaaagttttcagtaaaaaccTGTAATTTAGTTATTTCATGAAGTGATTGTAGCCAAAAACAACcagattgaaaaatcaaatattaaaaaaaagtgttttgaaacagtagatttttttaatgaatacaaagagttttcaaaaccctcttccgaaattcaaaaatatggatGTTTCAAACCTTCTAGTTATTAAAATTCTTGGAATTCcagttaaaaaaagaaatatgaacTTTAGTTTCGAGTTATACTGCGTTCAGCATGCCCTCTTGCAAACGGACACTCATGGTCCACccacttttcctttttcattaCTTTAACAGATCTTTATATTTAATTGGAGAAGTCTGGGATTTTCAAgcatttgaattaattttaatatggTTGATTCAAGACAGAGTAGATCTATGAAAATGTAAGACGTAGTCGAACTTTTGGAGAATGGGAAGTGTCTGAGTGAGACTGGAAAgcaggtgattttttttgtccagATATATAAATATTGAGGTATGAATTAAAAAGTTAGGAACACTTTCATGATGAACTAGTTGGAATAAATCAGTGATAACAATACTTTAAAACTCCAAATATCAAAgtgttttgaaacagtattaAATAAGTACAAtggtaaatttttcagaaacattttagGTGAAATGGCTctacaataattttattttcagatttgctcacaatttcaaaaaaaaaacttaaaaatagtACAATtagaacaaaatttcagacattgcGTGACACTCATTATCTGCTTGTTCTAGAATCGGATGAACCAAAACACACTTACAACTGGCACTTCTTTTCTTATTTCTGgtgttgtttttaaaacttcttcCCCCTAATCAAGGACGATTCATTGTTATTTCCGGGTTTCGACGAATTAATAAAGTTAGGAAAACCACTCTGCTCATAGCTACCGGTTTTTGAGATAgatctgttgattttttcacgaaaaaactcctaaaattttccgataaaatataaaaatgtattgagTTTTCTGGAAGTCTATCCAtttgttcagttttcaaaattttaaagcctTTTTTTAGAACTGGTGTGTCAATGTACTAAAGTTTAGCATCTAAACATCAAAGtgttttgaaacagtagttTTTACTTTAACTACCTAGGTTtcatagaaattgaaaaatctgtaaaaaggTGCTGACCCAAcaggaaataaaaaagtttcattcgAGTGTTGAAATAagtttctattttgaaaagaaaagggGTTAAAGTCTAGAGTGAACAATGAATAGAATGAAAAGTTATAATTGAGTTAAAAACGAGTTATTTCGAAAGTCtgaatgaaacatttttacttttgCTCTTTTAAAAGTGGCTAGCCAAGTTGATGTTTCATTCTGTAGGACACATTTTTTGTGCTCACTGTATAATTGTGCACAGAAAATTAAGCCACTCTCGACGAatagattcaaaaataatggcaataataaaaacttcggaaaaaatgttcaaagtgTTGTAGCCAGGGAgcatttttcgttaaatttaaattcccaaaAAGTTACATAAAAGGGAAATGAGATTTGCATCTACACTGTGCAAACATAAAGCAGCTGAATTCACCtcaaaatgcaagaaaaagGAGTAGGCAAATGAATATTAAGTAAGCCTCCCTAGCACCGTATTTGGAAAGAAGCTAATGAAACGAGACTAAACTGTGTAAATTCAGTTCATCTTTAACAATATCGTGAAACACTTAGTTACATTTAACCTATGATTTACTAATTTTTGACCCCAAAACCAAAATCTTCCCATCGCAAGATTATCCCAAGttggtcaaaaattttgtgggcgttatgaaaaagaaaagtgcCTGTGGGCGCTAGAAGGCTTCTAGTGAATAATGAATATGTAAAAAAGGGATCCGAAGAACATATTTTGGACTCCGAAGAGCACGTGGATTAGAAAAATGTCCTCTTCAGTctcttctgaaaatacagaaagcaaaaaaaaaaacgtctcaAATTCCAAAGATTCTCAGATTTAGAAGGCAGCAAATCCTAGTGTGAGATGCCGCAAAAAAAATACGGAAATGTTTGTTTGTCTtacttttaagaaaaaaaaggttctTCATTTACAATTTCTTGTGCTCGAAGAGCAAGTTGGAACATCAATGAGCACACAAATCTACTTCTCTATTagtcattttgaaaaccaattatacatagagaaaaaaagtatattcaAGGGTAAAAAGATGAATAATGAATTTAAGAAAATGAATAGAGTTAGAGAATAGACAATTAGGATACAATCAGAATAAGTTGAACTTCGATCAGTTTGgattatttttagattgagTACAGAGGAATGTGATCGAAGAGTTCAAAATGTTGTTCTAcggaatattaaaaaaaaaacaacgttttaaatctgtttcaaaaacttattgaacTCGTCAGCTACAATTTCAGTAGAGCCTGCcaacatttccagaaaaaatggtCATGACCTATAGAGATTGTGAGGACGtgacaaaataattttgaaatgggaTATACATATTTCTAATGACGAACGTTGTTTGCAATTCTAATTTATTCAACACATCacatcacttttttcattaaactttttcttcgaaaatggATTGCTTGGGATGAATAATCGCATCGTCAAAGGTCGTTTCGGTTCTGGggagaacttttcaaaaaacttcaggTGGAATTATAGAAATGTAGTCTGATGAGAAGACAAGAACAAACATTTAAATCAGGAAGTGTGTGCATCTtttaagagtactgtagtttcaaaatccTCCTTGTTGcggaatttcagaaatacaGTAATCAATAGAGGTACTCAATCTTTTgcatctcaaaaaattgtcgtgtcaagACAGACTACCGTCCTTTAGaatcaaaattggaaatttctgcaTTTAGGTACATAGTAATATCACTTTTACCCTGACCTTGAAAGGACAGggtttgcaaaaattgttcactGGGTCTTTTGTAAGGCCCTGAGAGTGTTAAATCGTGCTGGATAGAATATGTAAAAGGGAAGACTCGTTGAATGTACGTACACCTTGTGGGTTCCGCATGTGATTGTGGGGTGTGCAGAGTAGCCAACATTCCAATCGATTAGTTTAAAGGGGACTATTGAATGAATCCGCGTAAAATCTAAATAGAACTGaggtttttttactttaaGTTTCAATAAGAAGTTTGCATACAAAAAACCCAAATCGACGGAATTTTATTATAAGacttcttaaaaaaattttggaacgtttttttaatgatagttcaagattccgaaaaaaaaaaccaaatttaacTAAAATAAGAAACGTTGCCGATATGtataaaataccaaaatatgcaataaagggtgatagcttaattttaaaaactatttcagtGGATGCAGCGAAGACAATCttaggaagtttttttttagcaaaatttcaattttcttttcgaaacattggagaatttgaagaaattttgagaCAACCAATATATTTTGTctgttcttttcaaaatttatttactgtttcaagttgaATAATTAATATGCCTTCAACCATAGGATTCGGTCTCTTAAAAAAATGGTTGATGAAGAAACATTTAGAGAGAGTGGAGAGAAGGGATGTATgatttatgaaaatatcaactttGTAAAGCGAGTGGGTTGCAAGCTGAAATAATTACCCAACTTGAAATAGacatatttcaaattcaaagacGGAATCCAATTGTGTTTTCTTGTAGGCACAAAGTTTCTACGGAGTCTGGTTTATGCCTACAGGCATATAAAGGTAGGTAGGAGCTTAAAGCGTAAATGCGAGAAGGAGTTGAATTTGGATTATTGATCAGTTAGTCTCATTGAACAGTTAAAATAATTACAAATAATAGAATTTGATGATGAGATCTCTTGATCatgtcttgaaaaaattttattgttattttcaaatacttttttcgagTACctgaatcaagaaaaaaaagcgcATTAAACGCTCAAAATATTCAACTATAAAAGTTCTGCAAAACATAAGGTCACAAGAACAGGAAGGAGAAGTACGTCAAGAATAACAAAATAAGGTTTTTTCGGTGGAAAGACGGTGGTGCTGGTCCTCCTCACCTCCACCCACatcttctttttattttccccgaaaagttgaaaaagtcaagaaaaatgGCAACAAAACACAGAGAACCTTATTCTTGTTTCCATCTTTTTTACTGACTTCATTTCATATGCACATCACctatttttcttcgttttccaGACTCCGAGAGCTCCCCGAATCTCGGCTAGAAAAGAATACGGaagccgtttttttttcaaacaaatttgtgAAAGGTAAAAAAGGTACGGGTTGAAAGCCACGtcttttctctgatttttctttctattttccGTCCGCCCACCCCAAAATAGTAAAGACGACGGATGAGCAGGATAGGAgggaagtttgaatttttaagaaagcCAAGACATTTCGGGATGACAAAGTTAATGCATCACTGCACTTAttgttttttgtcgtttttatttgaaggATTTTGAATAGAGAATCAGAGGATACACTTTGAACTGAAATTGAGCCAATTGAGATTTGGTTTGATGAGTTGGAATTGGATGGGAAATAAGAGAGAGTGGAGAGAAGGGATGTATgatttatgaaaatatcaactttGTAAAGCGAGTGGGTTGCAAGCTGAAATAATTACCCAACTTGAAATAGacatatttcaaattcaaagacGGAATCCAATTGTGTTTTCTTGTAGGCACAAAGTTTCTACGGAGTCTGGTTTATGCCTACAGGCATATAAAGGTAGGTAGGAGCTTAAAGCGTAAATGCGAGAAGGAGTTGAATTTGGATTATTGATCAGTTAGTCTCATTGAACAGTTAAAATAATTACAAATAATAGAATTTGATGATGAGATCTCTTGATCatgtcttgaaaaaattttattgttattttcaaatacttttttcgagTACctgaatcaagaaaaaaaagcgcATTAAACGCTCAAAATATTCAagatatatttattttatataaAGTGATTTACTGCCGCTGCTATCCTTACAAGTTGATAAAGTTTGAgatttcagtttattttcatTACTGTTTCAGATATTGCATTTATcacaatttaattattttcaactgCTTTGTAACCAGTGTGAACAGACTCAAAAAGTTGTGCTTTACCATCTCAATTAGTTACGTCCATTGTTCTATTTGCTTGTTCTCGCTTACGATTTTGTGGAACCACTTGATTTTTCTTCCTGCTTTATAAAAAGCTTATAGTTATCAAGTtgtacttcaaaattttttagttgaacaAGAAAGTTTTGTAGAACtgaaggattttttaaaagaaatttagaaactattttaatattaataacTATAATACGTTCTACAAATTTTACAGTTGTAAtacgaattcaatttttcttctataaattcttcaattaaaaaattattcaataaatCACAGAAAATGTTGGGCGCCTAGAAACCCACTATATCATTCAGGTTTTTCAACAGTTCCggaggtaggcaggcatgccCAGGAATCTAACATGTACCTTCCAACCATGAACCACTGTTTCAACCAACaatcacttttttctacaattttcccCCGCaggatttccatttttcattttcgacacACTTTGAACCCATTAGCGTCTAGACTGGCATTTTGAATATgcgataaaaataaaaaaaagtgtcaaacCGATCTCCGACCAAAACATATATTGTTTCTTTTCctgcaaactatttttctctCTCATTCCTTCACAATATGCCACTGTTTCTTTTTGCGTAATGAAGTGAACAATCAATGTTTTCTCTAGTGCTCCTGTTGAATCGTCAGAGCAAAAATCAGTGTGCAAACAAAGAAAATCAGTTAGATATAATGTTAAATGTGGAGAGTGGGGAAGTCAGATAAAGACAGTACTTTATCTCAGTAGTGTTGGAGATTTCGCGGAGGAGAAGGAAGGACACTTGTtgaaatcacttttttctttgtctGGCGTcttttttcacaagtttctttttttggaaataaaatgtGGTATTTAATGATATAGTATATTCTCTGGACTTTTTCGAACTTTGGATgtaatgttttttattaagaacagtttcattcaaaaaatacatgtacctttaaaatcttcaaaacgATATATCATCTGTATTCCCATAATCAAATTGGTAAAAGATAAAGATTCCAAATTAAAgtaacacattttttcagaacattttttgccacTTCCGAAGCACTCAAAATTGGTCCAGAAGCTGGTTTGGCggcctttaatttttttaatttcatggAAAAGTACACACTCGGAAAGCGTttagaaattgtattttctcgATTAAAAAAGCGTAATTAAtctttttaatgtttcaaattttaaaacgaatTTGAAACAgcgttttaaaatgtttcccttctttttcaattattactgtttcaattttctttgatacttattgtgatttttcacgTCAATTCTTTTCAAGATTTATATGTTTGCAGATCATATATAATTGTGTAGTTAGCTGTGTATTTATGATTTATGGAATATTGTTGGCTCATACTCAAACTCTGTCTGTTACTGGCACTTGGTAGAAATGGAATTACTCAGAAATCAGAAGGTAAACAATTAATACAATGTTTCAACTAGAACATAAATTTTCGAACTTCTTAAATAGCTctattatttagttttttgtggaacaatccaattttttattgtaaatctGTTCGAAATCTGGACGAAATTTCTATATTCAAATAAATCTTTCAAACATTAGTAGTTCACATGACATTAATAGtaaatatcttaaaaatccgaaatttttttggtagcaattatgaacttttttcattgcaaaaaatataatgctTCGGATATGTTTTAAGTTTCAatctaattttataattttcaattgaccaTATTTAATTCCAGGAGATCTGTACACAGAACTTCTCGAAGACTATGAACCACTGGAACGTCCGATTGAAAACAGTTCAGAGGCAGTAATGGTTAAAATGGGGTTGGTACTTCAACAAATTGTAGATGTAGATGAAAAGAATCAAGTTGTTGATGTTAATGCGTGGCTCAAATTCTCATGGGTTGATTATTCTTTGAAATGGAAACCAGAAGATTACGGTGGAGTTACTGATTTGAGATTTCGAAAAGGACAACTATGGACACCTGATGTATTGATGTATAACAGTGCGGACCCACAATTTGATAGTAGATATGCATCAAATCTTTTAGTTTATCCTAATGGATTGGTTAATTGGATGCCTCCAggtatttatttgaatattgaaaagtttaatttcaaattgcagTTCGAAATAATACAtatattttcccaaaaattattttaaaaataggttttcacagaataaatttgaaacagatactaaactaaaaaaagtaataCAGATCATtgcttctgtttttttttttggttttttttgaattaagaTATATTGTTAACATGAAAACAGTTTgagctttttaaaaagtaaaaaaaagattttttgttgttatggAGCGTAAACAAATCAACTGTTTTTATATGTCGTTTTCACAAATCACACCTAGTTCAAATACCCcattcagatttcaaaaaactttagttGTAGTAGACTAGAAACAAGTAAAGCTAGAGTTGCTcaggtaatttttattttttccaattgggAAGGATTAATCTTTTTGAGTTCGTTTTAAGTATTTCGTGATTATGAATACAGTTTAACtcatatgaaaaaaatttattttcaaaaaaaataattttttgctgttttgcagcaaaaataaattaaatattttggtGAGTCTATAGTTATATGTTTTCTTTATAAACATCTAATTGGTTCCAAGAGTCTATACAGTTAATTTTATTcgcatttcaaaatatataccTCTCAGGTCTCTACCGTCTCTCGTGTAAAATCCAAGTTGTTTGGTTTCCATTCGACGTTCAAGAATGTTTCCTAAAGTTTGGGTCATGGACATTTGATGGTACTAAATTAAATCTAGAGATTGACGATAATGGATTTGATATCTCGAATTATATGCAAAATGGAGAATGGACTCTTGAAGGTTTGACAGGgttaactttttgaatgaatgTAGAAGATTTGTTCAGGTACCACGGTGAAAAGGAATATCCAATATTATCAATGTTGTCCGGAACCTTATTATGATTTGGTCTTTACTTTTGTGATTCGTAGGAGAGCTTTGTATTATGGTAAGAACATATTATTCgacgaaataaaaaaaaagatgtcCAACTATTCAAATGCCATTTGCGAGTTTTCATTTCACGTTTCAGATTTTaccaatttcgaaaaaaaacgtcCAGGTTTAGCCCTTTTCAATCCGGTCTGCCAGTTTGCCTAATAAaatcaaacatatttttttgataaattcaaaACTGAGAGACAGTATcaccaaaaaacaataaacatATGATCCTTATCCCCATCATGAAAcacgatttaatttttattgatgtAATAGGGGCCTGTTATAATGGTTTTGAGGGTTGATCCATCAAACAAAAGAAGTTCTTTCCATGGTGTCCGCAACTAAAATAACGTCGGAATTATGACACCTGCTCTGAACTCGGTggaaattactcaaaaacatcaaaacgtTTACAGCATTTAATCTGATTCTTCCCTGTATCCTTATCACAATGCTCACTCTTGTCGGCTTCACATTTCCACCTGATGCTGGAGAGAAGATGTCATTGCGTAAGACATTTCGATTTAGACTTACGTCCTCAACCTGTAGACTTTCAGAAATCACAATCATGCTCtccatttgcatttttcaaaattacgtgGCTGAACTTTCTCCTCCAACTTCCGAGGCTGTTCCTTTTCTTAGTAAGTATCCATAAAATTATTACTGATGTAATTATGTAGAACTTTCAGGTGCATTTTTTGCTGTGTGTCTATTCACATGTGCATGCTGCGTGACAGCTACAACTTTAGCTTTGAACTTTCATCACAGAACGG includes:
- the acr-25 gene encoding AcetylCholine Receptor (Product from WormBase gene class acr;~Confirmed by transcript evidence), which translates into the protein MEYCWLILKLCLLLALGRNGITQKSEGDLYTELLEDYEPLERPIENSSEAVMVKMGLVLQQIVDVDEKNQVVDVNAWLKFSWVDYSLKWKPEDYGGVTDLRFRKGQLWTPDVLMYNSADPQFDSRYASNLLVYPNGLVNWMPPGLYRLSCKIQVVWFPFDVQECFLKFGSWTFDGTKLNLEIDDNGFDISNYMQNGEWTLEGTTVKRNIQYYQCCPEPYYDLVFTFVIRRRALYYAFNLILPCILITMLTLVGFTFPPDAGEKMSLQITIMLSICIFQNYVAELSPPTSEAVPFLSAFFAVCLFTCACCVTATTLALNFHHRTGKSHQMNNTFRLLMLEWIPWLLMMRRPGYVARCGKIVKQDDSEDEFEERQTRLDQQRIATIISQITVESNKPTPTFPRRVTIVDEVNSDGEAEEPLPPDEVIREEDDDVASMDDPPAWRSTTTTSQPPQSPAHLWWNATNRMGNRVPVEQIAQLLVLQQVHGHLSEINKHIREREKSKKIEDDWKFSALVVDRICMVIFTSFLFGSTVALFASVPNITRSF